One genomic region from Metallosphaera tengchongensis encodes:
- the rimI gene encoding ribosomal protein S18-alanine N-acetyltransferase has translation MSSIIISDATAQDLQQIYEIEEESFENPYPLSLLRAYLFLADGLYLVAREDQHILGYTIGMRQFQTRGHVVSIATRGTQRRRGVGSSLLKILESRFEKIGCKYVYLEVNVKNRDAINFYLKHGYSIVRTRKNYYGRDKHAFVMLKPFSSSTSFE, from the coding sequence ATGTCATCAATAATTATTTCTGACGCAACGGCCCAGGATCTTCAACAAATATATGAAATTGAAGAGGAATCCTTTGAAAATCCTTACCCATTATCCCTACTAAGGGCCTACTTGTTCCTGGCGGACGGGTTATATCTTGTAGCTAGGGAGGATCAACACATCTTAGGCTATACCATTGGCATGAGGCAATTTCAAACCAGAGGCCACGTGGTGTCCATAGCTACCAGGGGTACGCAGAGAAGGCGAGGTGTAGGCTCCTCACTCTTGAAAATTTTAGAGAGTAGATTTGAGAAAATAGGATGCAAGTATGTCTATCTGGAAGTGAATGTAAAAAACCGCGATGCCATAAATTTTTACTTGAAACATGGGTACAGCATTGTAAGGACTAGAAAAAATTATTACGGCAGAGATAAACACGCGTTCGTTATGCTAAAACCTTTCTCGTCATCTACTTCCTTCGAATGA
- a CDS encoding radical SAM protein translates to MVVFVSGECGDSCYYCPVSEGRFGKDNLYANEFKVENLYDFIYESYRMNAMGAGITGGDPILHLDRVVELIHLLKKEFGSTYHIHLYTSGRYATRDSLTELMKAGLDEIRFHPVKTEYLSAVELAVKLGMNVGIEVPAIPGEESWLSSLIKWAKDKGVNFVNINELELTERNSFNLNSKGFRVSHGLAGVKGSFDTSLRVLKEFSETEISLHYCSSVYKDLVETRTRFIRTMRASGKPFDEVTGEGTLVRAVVKTSEDLTDYGERKGDIYLVSPSMVNELLGMKSIDEVWVIEELPYGQKIAENLVYSKPKNGQ, encoded by the coding sequence ATGGTAGTATTTGTTTCGGGAGAGTGCGGGGACTCTTGTTACTACTGTCCAGTGAGCGAGGGAAGGTTTGGTAAGGATAATCTATACGCCAACGAGTTCAAGGTCGAGAACCTATATGACTTCATCTATGAGTCCTATAGAATGAACGCAATGGGAGCGGGCATTACGGGAGGGGATCCAATTCTGCACTTGGACAGGGTCGTGGAATTAATACATCTTCTAAAGAAAGAATTTGGGAGCACATATCACATACACCTATACACCTCTGGACGATATGCGACTAGAGATTCCTTAACGGAGCTGATGAAGGCTGGACTGGATGAGATTAGATTTCATCCGGTGAAGACTGAATATCTCTCTGCAGTGGAATTAGCCGTGAAGTTAGGCATGAACGTCGGAATAGAGGTTCCGGCAATACCCGGCGAGGAAAGTTGGCTTTCCTCACTAATTAAGTGGGCTAAAGATAAGGGAGTGAATTTCGTCAACATAAACGAACTCGAGCTCACAGAAAGGAACTCTTTCAACCTTAACTCCAAAGGGTTCCGTGTTTCCCACGGCTTAGCTGGGGTTAAGGGTAGCTTTGATACGTCTTTAAGGGTTCTAAAGGAATTTTCAGAAACGGAAATCTCACTACATTACTGTAGCTCAGTTTATAAGGACTTGGTGGAGACCAGAACAAGGTTTATAAGAACCATGAGGGCTAGTGGAAAGCCCTTTGATGAGGTTACAGGCGAAGGTACTTTAGTGAGGGCTGTTGTTAAAACGTCTGAGGATCTAACCGACTACGGGGAGAGGAAGGGAGACATTTATCTTGTATCCCCTTCAATGGTAAATGAACTCCTGGGCATGAAGAGCATAGATGAAGTTTGGGTTATTGAAGAGTTACCCTACGGACAGAAAATTGCAGAAAATCTAGTTTATTCTAAACCTAAGAATGGCCAATAA
- a CDS encoding DUF1122 family protein, with the protein MIEGNIRGKRIRSDNISSTHIKELKVFDLKLDDRLVGKCHYFTGRDYYPPWIELDYNPWPREEGLEIDLFRVIYERLPDGGRFFVTYYRDEDTLRGIMNGLSVADTPLGVSLLTSGFTWFKNWYFPEGGNEGGMKVQANKTLSRSERLRQLEELLAEVKTPNGKKIVTDLIAQG; encoded by the coding sequence TTGATAGAGGGTAATATAAGGGGTAAACGAATTCGCTCGGATAATATCAGTTCTACTCACATCAAGGAGCTCAAGGTTTTCGATCTCAAGCTAGATGATAGGCTTGTAGGTAAGTGTCACTACTTTACTGGAAGGGATTATTACCCGCCTTGGATAGAGCTTGACTATAACCCATGGCCTAGGGAAGAGGGTCTTGAAATAGATCTGTTTAGGGTAATTTATGAGAGACTGCCAGATGGAGGAAGGTTCTTCGTAACCTATTATAGAGACGAAGATACTTTAAGAGGTATAATGAACGGTCTGTCGGTAGCTGATACGCCCCTAGGCGTTTCGCTTTTGACCTCTGGCTTTACATGGTTTAAGAACTGGTACTTTCCGGAAGGTGGGAATGAGGGAGGAATGAAAGTTCAGGCAAATAAGACACTCTCTAGATCAGAAAGGCTGAGACAACTTGAAGAATTACTAGCAGAAGTTAAAACCCCCAATGGGAAGAAGATTGTAACTGATTTGATTGCTCAAGGGTAA
- a CDS encoding mRNA surveillance protein pelota, whose amino-acid sequence MKILEYDERTSALKLYVENEDDLWLIHMIIAKGDRVVARTTRDVSMGNESRRVPMVIELEVEFTEFQPFTSRLRIHGIVRDAPEKYGIKGSHHTINLNLGDEIVIIKPSWPKAILERIKKHTEKNRKVMIVLADQDEFLVALPMEQGIKVLAERNLPGVSKEDGSFEDLASVVAKEIELYLSQYPVEAIIIAGPGPFKEILKGKLKTKSKIYLDSVSSASRSGLAEIMKRDIIDQVIRDYEISLATRELEKALGLLAQNSSLVIYGQEEVEKAASFGAVETLLVTDEMLSVQDEERRKKIEMIMEEVENKGGKVMIVPKDSPIFHQLQNLTGLLAILRFRIN is encoded by the coding sequence ATGAAGATATTAGAATATGACGAGCGGACTAGTGCCCTTAAACTTTATGTAGAGAACGAAGATGATCTATGGTTAATACATATGATAATAGCCAAGGGAGATAGGGTAGTGGCTAGAACTACTAGAGATGTAAGCATGGGTAATGAAAGTAGGAGAGTGCCTATGGTAATCGAACTAGAGGTAGAGTTCACAGAATTTCAACCGTTCACCAGTCGCTTACGAATACACGGAATTGTAAGGGACGCTCCAGAAAAATACGGAATAAAGGGATCCCATCATACAATTAACCTCAATTTGGGGGATGAGATAGTTATTATAAAGCCCAGTTGGCCCAAGGCAATTTTGGAGAGAATTAAAAAACATACTGAAAAGAATAGGAAAGTTATGATTGTCCTGGCGGATCAGGACGAATTTCTAGTGGCCTTACCCATGGAGCAAGGAATCAAGGTTTTAGCAGAAAGGAACCTTCCAGGAGTTTCGAAGGAGGACGGCTCCTTTGAGGATTTAGCTAGTGTAGTAGCGAAAGAAATAGAGTTATACCTAAGTCAATATCCCGTAGAAGCGATTATCATTGCTGGTCCAGGTCCTTTCAAAGAGATTTTAAAGGGTAAATTAAAGACAAAATCTAAAATATATTTGGACAGCGTTTCCTCCGCTTCTAGATCAGGGCTAGCCGAAATAATGAAGAGGGACATTATAGACCAGGTGATCAGGGACTACGAAATATCATTGGCCACGAGGGAATTAGAAAAAGCTCTTGGTTTGCTTGCCCAAAATTCCTCCCTAGTAATATATGGGCAGGAAGAAGTTGAAAAAGCGGCTAGTTTTGGCGCTGTCGAAACTCTTTTGGTTACAGATGAAATGCTTTCGGTGCAGGATGAAGAGAGAAGGAAAAAGATAGAGATGATAATGGAGGAGGTTGAAAATAAAGGAGGGAAAGTGATGATAGTACCCAAAGACTCCCCCATATTTCACCAACTTCAGAACCTCACGGGCTTATTGGCCATTCTTAGGTTTAGAATAAACTAG
- the dnaG gene encoding DNA primase DnaG, whose protein sequence is MKYIVKLNFEVDGSVDKPDVIGAIFGQTENLFGQEFDLRELQDKGRLGRIIVDIKNKGGKIEGYIEIPSNLDRVETVLIASMVESVEKVGPYNAKFELKEIEDVRAEKLKKIIDRAKEILTTWTKEKNLDIKEVINEISGAVKTGEIIEFGPERLPAGPDVYSDPNLIIVEGRADIINLLRYGYKNTVAVEGASGKIPHSVVELSKSKKTVIAFLDGDHGGDMILKDLINANVKIDFVARAPVGREVEELTGKEIAKSLSNMVPFSQYLKKQQESTISVQPRVESVITEAKEQQAVQVIEQPRKEIEIKIPSTVMEEIKKLPGTLEGIIFDETWNPVERVQVRDIISKLETITNGNASFIIFDGVITQRLLELAASKNVKLVVGVRIGGINKKPENVKILTLADVIGP, encoded by the coding sequence TTGAAATATATTGTAAAGCTAAACTTTGAGGTAGATGGCTCGGTTGATAAGCCCGATGTAATAGGAGCTATATTCGGGCAAACTGAGAACCTCTTCGGTCAAGAGTTCGACCTGAGGGAGTTACAAGATAAAGGAAGATTAGGGAGGATAATTGTAGACATTAAGAACAAAGGAGGTAAGATAGAAGGTTACATAGAAATCCCATCGAACCTAGACAGAGTAGAAACGGTTTTGATTGCATCCATGGTAGAGAGTGTAGAGAAAGTAGGGCCTTATAACGCCAAGTTCGAACTTAAGGAGATAGAAGACGTAAGAGCTGAAAAGTTAAAGAAGATTATAGATAGGGCAAAGGAGATACTTACAACCTGGACTAAGGAGAAGAACCTTGATATTAAAGAGGTAATCAATGAAATAAGCGGTGCTGTAAAAACTGGTGAAATAATAGAGTTTGGACCCGAGAGACTTCCTGCTGGGCCCGATGTATATAGTGATCCTAACCTAATTATAGTAGAGGGAAGAGCTGACATAATAAACTTGCTAAGATATGGTTATAAGAACACGGTGGCTGTGGAGGGAGCCAGCGGGAAAATCCCACATTCAGTGGTAGAGCTCTCAAAGAGTAAAAAGACCGTCATAGCATTCCTCGATGGAGATCACGGCGGTGATATGATACTCAAGGATTTGATAAATGCTAACGTCAAGATCGATTTCGTTGCTCGGGCTCCTGTAGGGAGGGAAGTGGAAGAGCTCACAGGGAAGGAGATAGCTAAATCGTTATCAAACATGGTTCCCTTCTCACAATATCTTAAAAAACAGCAAGAGTCTACAATCTCAGTCCAACCACGTGTTGAAAGTGTAATAACTGAAGCAAAGGAGCAGCAGGCTGTTCAAGTTATAGAACAACCAAGGAAGGAAATTGAGATTAAAATACCGAGCACTGTCATGGAGGAGATAAAGAAGTTGCCTGGAACCCTTGAAGGGATAATATTTGACGAAACGTGGAATCCAGTGGAAAGAGTTCAAGTACGGGATATTATTTCAAAGCTGGAGACTATAACCAACGGAAATGCCTCCTTCATAATTTTCGACGGCGTAATCACCCAAAGGCTCCTAGAGCTAGCTGCATCAAAAAACGTGAAGTTAGTTGTAGGTGTGAGGATTGGAGGGATAAATAAGAAACCAGAGAACGTTAAAATACTAACCCTAGCAGACGTTATTGGTCCCTAA
- a CDS encoding site-2 protease family protein, producing the protein MSAIEFFVGLLVFWALVLLFRSYLAKKGFTVYPLLLMWRKETRTSWFPRVANSRTFKIFEVLAIVLAIVSMFGGIYLIMTALTSILTPSKPSAVKLEPIIPGVTVNIDQAPYILLSIGISVVLHELMHAISSTSNKIPVRSGGFILLFFFPGAFVEPEESQFKESPLSSKLKVISAGIAINLVLAGIFLPLAIYLPPILSQGILIEGTVPNTVAYNSSIHPGYVIESVNGIKVTTPTQLKNVLDSTTQYHLKLLTPNGVVNLNLTSPSHFLGVYITYYLPSYVSPFVTFFVWMFIVNFSLALLNGAPLIITDGGKIFTEILKKIHINENISMAIQGLLVLLLIIAISFSFIPQ; encoded by the coding sequence ATGTCAGCTATAGAGTTCTTTGTGGGATTATTAGTATTCTGGGCACTCGTGCTGCTATTCAGGAGTTACCTTGCCAAAAAGGGGTTCACAGTGTATCCTTTGCTTCTCATGTGGAGAAAAGAAACTAGAACAAGCTGGTTTCCAAGGGTAGCCAATTCCAGAACGTTCAAAATTTTCGAGGTTCTAGCAATAGTATTGGCAATAGTTTCAATGTTTGGGGGGATATATCTCATCATGACCGCGCTGACGTCAATTTTAACTCCATCGAAGCCCTCAGCTGTAAAGCTGGAGCCGATTATCCCAGGAGTTACAGTTAACATAGACCAAGCCCCATATATTCTGTTGAGCATTGGAATTTCTGTGGTGCTCCACGAGCTAATGCACGCCATATCTTCTACCTCAAATAAAATTCCTGTTAGAAGTGGGGGGTTCATTCTTCTGTTCTTCTTTCCTGGAGCGTTCGTGGAGCCAGAGGAATCTCAATTTAAGGAGTCCCCTCTTTCATCTAAATTGAAAGTTATCTCAGCAGGGATAGCCATTAACCTTGTGTTGGCAGGAATTTTCCTTCCTTTAGCGATATACCTACCGCCTATCCTATCTCAAGGTATTTTAATAGAGGGAACTGTTCCCAACACGGTAGCCTACAACTCCTCTATACATCCTGGATACGTAATAGAGTCGGTTAATGGCATTAAGGTCACGACGCCTACCCAGCTTAAGAACGTATTGGATAGTACTACCCAATATCACCTGAAACTCCTAACTCCAAACGGTGTAGTAAATCTTAACCTCACTTCACCCTCTCACTTTTTGGGAGTGTACATAACTTACTATCTTCCTTCTTACGTATCTCCATTCGTCACTTTCTTCGTGTGGATGTTTATTGTAAACTTTAGCTTAGCTCTTTTAAACGGCGCTCCACTTATAATTACAGATGGTGGTAAAATATTTACTGAAATTCTTAAGAAAATACATATAAATGAAAACATTTCAATGGCAATCCAGGGGCTACTTGTCCTTTTACTAATAATTGCTATATCCTTTTCATTTATTCCTCAGTAA
- a CDS encoding tyrosine--tRNA ligase, with amino-acid sequence MESKLSLITRNTAEVVTYEELKQKLDEGTKLKGYLGFEPSGLFHIGWLIWAQKVKDLLQAGVEMNILVATWHAWINDKLGGDLDKIKLAGEYAISVLEAFGISRSAINVVDAEEMVKDKDYWSLVIKVAKNTSLARMKRALTIMGRKSDEAELDSSKLIYPAMQVSDIFYMDLDIALGGTDQRKAHMLARDVADKLGKKKVVAIHTPLLVGLQGGQRMNVGADEDEIMADIKMSKSKPETAIFINDEAEEVDAKIMMAYCPRGVIENNPILQINKFILFPSDNSGLKVEREAKFGGDIQFQTYDELEKAFAEGKLHPKDLKAATARKLNRVIEPLRNAIKSKPEYDKLVKEITKSVSR; translated from the coding sequence ATGGAGAGTAAGCTCTCGCTGATAACCAGAAATACAGCTGAAGTTGTAACTTACGAGGAATTAAAACAAAAACTGGATGAGGGGACTAAGTTGAAAGGTTACCTCGGCTTTGAGCCTAGCGGTCTTTTCCATATAGGTTGGCTGATTTGGGCTCAGAAAGTGAAGGATCTTCTACAAGCAGGTGTTGAGATGAACATCCTTGTGGCTACCTGGCACGCATGGATAAACGACAAGTTGGGAGGAGACCTAGACAAGATAAAACTTGCTGGAGAGTACGCTATAAGCGTTCTAGAAGCTTTCGGGATTAGCAGAAGCGCCATAAACGTTGTCGATGCGGAAGAAATGGTAAAGGATAAGGATTATTGGTCCCTTGTCATCAAGGTGGCCAAGAACACCAGTCTTGCCAGAATGAAGAGGGCCTTAACTATAATGGGGAGGAAATCTGACGAGGCAGAATTGGATTCTTCCAAGCTCATCTATCCAGCAATGCAAGTGAGCGACATCTTTTACATGGACTTGGACATAGCACTTGGTGGGACTGACCAGAGAAAGGCACATATGTTAGCAAGAGACGTCGCGGATAAATTGGGTAAAAAGAAAGTCGTAGCTATCCACACTCCGCTTTTGGTTGGGCTTCAAGGGGGGCAAAGGATGAACGTTGGGGCAGACGAGGACGAGATAATGGCGGACATAAAGATGAGTAAGTCTAAACCTGAGACTGCAATATTCATAAATGATGAGGCAGAGGAGGTTGACGCCAAAATAATGATGGCCTATTGCCCCAGAGGCGTAATTGAAAATAACCCTATATTACAAATAAATAAATTCATACTGTTTCCCTCAGACAATTCAGGGCTAAAAGTTGAGAGAGAGGCGAAGTTCGGCGGGGACATCCAATTCCAGACCTACGATGAACTTGAGAAGGCTTTCGCTGAGGGTAAGTTGCACCCAAAGGATCTGAAGGCGGCCACGGCAAGGAAGCTCAATAGGGTAATTGAACCTTTGAGAAATGCTATTAAGTCTAAACCCGAATATGATAAACTAGTAAAAGAAATAACGAAAAGCGTCAGTAGGTGA
- a CDS encoding nucleotidyltransferase domain-containing protein, whose product MQIVYDEVRWKTLGKLRERAIGILKRLNELSMVGYVYGSVARGDVNPTSDIDIVVLNPNVVLLDLIHVDHKFIIQATPTSTPKVYLALDRDEKEVISFPLVKLRGMEEEFYKFGGMIGMEDLERGLRVVGVNKNLDLIVPNKEGHDQIPLKGNEDIAIKYLKISPMTLDQREKLLTRRREQGRTGTFLRYELSSEESVQTAVRDLMKENKFFKRSIDRG is encoded by the coding sequence GTGCAAATAGTCTACGATGAGGTTCGCTGGAAAACCTTAGGAAAATTAAGAGAGCGGGCAATAGGAATACTAAAGAGGTTAAATGAGCTCTCAATGGTAGGTTACGTTTACGGATCTGTAGCTAGGGGAGACGTAAATCCTACTAGCGATATTGACATCGTTGTACTGAATCCAAACGTGGTTTTGTTGGATCTAATCCACGTGGATCACAAATTCATAATCCAGGCAACTCCCACATCAACGCCTAAAGTTTATCTTGCTTTAGACAGAGATGAGAAAGAGGTCATTTCCTTCCCTTTGGTGAAGCTAAGGGGAATGGAGGAGGAATTTTACAAATTTGGGGGGATGATAGGAATGGAAGACTTAGAGAGAGGCTTAAGGGTTGTTGGCGTAAATAAAAACTTGGACCTTATAGTTCCCAATAAGGAGGGGCACGACCAAATACCCTTGAAGGGCAACGAGGACATAGCCATTAAGTACCTCAAAATATCACCCATGACTTTAGATCAGAGGGAAAAGTTACTGACAAGGAGGAGAGAACAGGGAAGGACAGGCACGTTTTTGAGGTATGAACTCTCCTCTGAGGAGAGCGTCCAAACAGCAGTAAGAGATTTGATGAAGGAGAACAAATTCTTCAAGAGGTCTATTGATAGAGGGTAA
- a CDS encoding DNA-directed DNA polymerase yields the protein MIVDVYVLDLSYDVDESSPEIYIWGIDRDGRRVAIIENNFRPYFYVLPSDENYSDLAEQIKALSKQESPITSVEIKEMKYFGNPVKVLRVETVIPAYVKIYREQIAKLKKVKEVLEADIRFYMRYSIDTGISPFRWIRAEVEPLDAGNLRVKQLYELKKIENIYQDNPPKLKFVAFDIEVLNKYGSPNPRRDQIIVIGVWTDDGPKQFVNTEGDDLKIIREFSKFMVEYDPDVILGYNSNGFDWPYLLERASARNYKLDVGRKANSVPNQGTYGHYSVIGRLNVDLYGFAQSVEEVKVKSLDNIADYLGVLPKNKRVNLEWYQIAEFWSNPEKRDLVLKYNLDDVKTTYLLKDVFFPFGEQLTEISGLPLDQLSMASVGYRVEWLLMRESKKYNELIPNRVNKEYESYKGGLVIEPKPGIHENVAVLDFSSMYPSIMIKYNIGPDTLVKGDCSDCWVAPEVGFKFRKDVDGFYKTILKTLLEERAKVKEQLKMAKDEYERRRLEERQKALKVMANAMYGYMGWLNARWYSKEGAEAVTSWGRQTITEAANIASRLGFDVIYGDTDSIFVRGDRSLLNTLVERITKELGLEIKIDKKYKKVFFTENKKRYAGLTEDGKIDIVGFEAIRGDWCELAKDTQRLVIEKILLFNLDEAIRAVKEVIMKVKRREFRIEDFVIWKSLDKSLEEYEVDAPHVSAAKKALSAGFTIFKGGKIGYVIVKGQGKISDRAEPYFNIKDKNRLDIDYYVDRQIIPAVMRILEPFGVKENSLRTGGIDIMSYFRDQ from the coding sequence ATGATTGTGGACGTTTACGTTTTAGATCTGTCCTATGATGTAGATGAAAGTAGCCCAGAGATATACATTTGGGGAATAGACCGGGACGGAAGGAGAGTCGCTATCATTGAAAATAATTTTAGGCCATATTTCTATGTATTACCATCAGATGAAAATTATAGTGATCTAGCTGAGCAGATAAAGGCGTTAAGTAAACAAGAATCCCCAATAACTTCTGTTGAAATTAAAGAAATGAAATACTTCGGAAATCCAGTCAAGGTACTTCGCGTGGAGACCGTTATACCAGCCTATGTGAAAATATACAGAGAACAAATTGCTAAACTGAAAAAAGTAAAGGAGGTACTTGAGGCCGACATAAGGTTCTACATGAGGTATTCCATAGACACAGGGATAAGTCCTTTCCGGTGGATTAGGGCTGAGGTTGAACCCCTAGACGCAGGGAATTTGAGGGTTAAGCAACTCTATGAGTTGAAGAAAATAGAAAATATTTATCAAGACAACCCACCGAAACTCAAGTTTGTAGCCTTTGATATAGAAGTCCTAAATAAGTACGGTTCTCCGAATCCTAGAAGAGATCAGATCATCGTAATAGGAGTATGGACAGATGATGGACCTAAGCAGTTCGTGAACACCGAAGGTGACGATCTAAAAATAATCAGGGAATTTTCTAAGTTCATGGTGGAATATGATCCAGACGTTATATTAGGGTATAACTCCAATGGTTTCGATTGGCCCTACCTTTTGGAAAGAGCTTCAGCTAGGAACTATAAATTGGATGTTGGCAGGAAGGCCAATTCCGTGCCCAATCAAGGAACTTACGGGCATTACTCCGTTATAGGTAGGTTGAACGTGGATCTTTACGGTTTCGCCCAGAGTGTAGAAGAGGTCAAGGTAAAGAGCCTAGATAACATAGCCGATTATCTAGGAGTTCTACCAAAGAACAAAAGGGTCAACCTGGAGTGGTATCAGATAGCGGAATTTTGGAGTAATCCAGAAAAAAGAGACTTAGTGCTCAAGTATAATCTAGACGATGTGAAAACTACTTACCTGCTAAAGGACGTATTTTTCCCATTTGGTGAACAACTAACAGAGATATCTGGCCTCCCTCTAGATCAACTGTCCATGGCAAGCGTAGGTTATAGGGTCGAGTGGCTCCTGATGAGGGAATCAAAGAAGTATAACGAGTTGATACCGAACAGGGTTAACAAGGAATACGAAAGTTACAAGGGAGGATTAGTCATAGAGCCAAAACCTGGGATTCACGAGAACGTGGCCGTGTTGGACTTCTCTTCAATGTACCCTTCAATAATGATAAAGTATAACATAGGCCCGGACACCCTGGTCAAAGGAGACTGTAGCGACTGCTGGGTAGCTCCAGAGGTCGGTTTTAAGTTCAGAAAGGACGTAGACGGATTCTATAAGACAATATTGAAGACCCTTTTGGAAGAAAGGGCTAAGGTAAAGGAACAGCTTAAGATGGCTAAGGATGAATATGAAAGAAGAAGACTAGAAGAGAGGCAGAAAGCTCTTAAAGTCATGGCCAATGCCATGTATGGATATATGGGCTGGCTGAATGCCAGATGGTACAGCAAGGAGGGAGCAGAAGCGGTAACTTCATGGGGAAGACAGACAATAACTGAGGCTGCTAATATAGCTTCCAGACTCGGTTTCGATGTGATTTATGGGGACACAGACTCCATTTTTGTGAGAGGAGATCGTAGTTTGTTAAACACGTTGGTCGAAAGAATAACGAAGGAACTTGGTTTAGAAATAAAAATCGATAAGAAATATAAAAAAGTGTTCTTTACTGAAAATAAGAAAAGATATGCGGGGCTAACAGAGGATGGAAAAATTGACATAGTTGGGTTTGAGGCAATAAGAGGGGATTGGTGCGAACTCGCTAAGGATACCCAAAGACTAGTTATAGAGAAAATACTGCTATTCAATCTGGACGAGGCAATTCGTGCAGTGAAGGAGGTAATAATGAAGGTAAAGAGAAGGGAATTCAGAATTGAGGATTTTGTGATTTGGAAATCCTTGGATAAGAGCTTGGAGGAATATGAGGTTGACGCTCCTCACGTATCCGCAGCAAAAAAAGCCTTGAGTGCCGGATTTACCATCTTTAAGGGCGGTAAAATAGGATATGTAATAGTGAAGGGACAAGGAAAAATATCGGACAGAGCCGAGCCATACTTTAATATCAAGGATAAGAACAGATTAGACATTGATTACTACGTCGATAGACAGATCATTCCAGCAGTAATGAGGATATTAGAACCATTTGGGGTAAAAGAAAACAGTTTGAGGACTGGAGGAATAGATATAATGAGCTACTTTAGGGACCAATAA